The nucleotide window ATGGACGATGACGTCACCACTGAAGTGAGTCTGACAGGAGTCACACCAGCGCTGAGTGTGAGGCCGAAGCCCCCTGGAGGACGACAGGAGAACAGTCTGGTTCATGTTGgtccagtgagtgtgtgtgtgtgtgtgtgtgtgtgtgtgtgtgtgggtgtgtgtgtgtgtgtgtgtgtgtgtgtgtgtgtgtgtgtgtgtgtgtgtgtgtgtgtgttcatacctgtcctgctttgtgtgtgtgttaaggcTGATGGAGTGTGTGATCTCCTGAAGTTTCTTCATGTGCTCTGCTCCTGACATGTGTTCATgaaacacctgaacacacacacacacacacacacacacacacacacacacacacacacacacacacacacacacacacacacacacacacacacacacacacgtcgatgtgctgttcctaataaactgctcACTGTTTTATGAGTTGATTCTCACCTGTACAGAGCGACAGGTGAGGTTACAGACGTGACAGTGGAgtccacctgtctgtgtctctgccgtcctgtctgtctgtccaaaCTCTCTGCTCTCGCTGCTCCGCTGGATGGTGACCTTTAGTGACCCCACACtctgcagctacacacacacacacacacacacacacacattagaacATGTCACTCAGGTCACCACAGTGAAAACCTGGGAACCGTGACCTCACCTCAGCGGCTCTGCTGTCCTCACTGagctctgctgccccctgctggtcaagAGGGAACTCTGCAGGAAACACCatctaatcacacacacacacacacacacacacacacacacacacacacacacacacacacacacacacacacacacacacacacacacacacacacacacacacacacacacacacacacacacacacacacagagagagagaagctgcttcagactgagctcctcagttctctggatcttctctggaggatcagactcagtttgtcttcctcctcctgagctcctgtataaagtctagatccaggagcagtgtgaacacagcagaggatcctccactgattcactgagtgagtgggggaagagcttctaacacgggacacaaacatgaagaaactaaaacaaacctctggtgaagaagtgctgacacacacgaagaagacacagacgaagatgtgaagagagttcttggtgatcagagctgaaggtgtcaggtgatgtaaacatgatcacatgacctctgcagcagaggtcacacgtcacttcctgtctctgtctgctgcacccggctcccccctctcacctgaaccatgaggaggatctgatgctgtgaacgagtctgtgcagaaaacctgctgctgtgttgttcagctgtgaaacacaaactctggagaagctctggagacgagtctctggatttgacctggagctcaggtctgaaaacGTCTATTCAGTGTTTATAGGTGTGAGATAACTCACCTCGTGTCAAGCtgctctcattggctggttGATCACATGACGTAGGGACCAGAGCAGACAACTCTGCGTCTCTGAAGGAAAACGTTCGACACATGACAGATTATTGACGGATTAATAAccaatgaaaaaataatatctATTCTGAAGTATTATTTTAAACTCTTTGTTATGAACTCTGTAGCCTCTAGGGGACGCCAGCAGCAGCGTCTCTGACTGACCCATGCAGTCTcgccctctttgtctctcctgaACCTCCACCAGGTCCCAGGTCTCCATGTgtatttcctctctcttcttctgtggtggtggagctgctgcagtgctgccAGCTGTCAGCACTTCCTGTCCCTGAGCACGCCCACTGCCTGCCTGAAcccttaaaataaaaagacacagtGAAGTGGATCCAGGAGAGAAGACGGGCAGCAGCGGGTTGTTTTATGTACCTGGTGCAACAACGATGGCGGTCTCCTCTGTATGGGACCAACATGGAATCGAACCTGCGCCacactgtttcctgctgcaggaagaaaacacctgcaggaagaacagagagaaaacatgttaaaGAGGTCACGTCAAATCAAGCAGCGTATGTTTCAAAAGGAAAAGGCAGCTCTGAAATCTCTAGTTCAGTGGAAACCTCTTatagtgaacacacacacacacacacacacacacacacacacacacacacacacacacacacacacacacacacacacacacacacacacacacacacacacacacacacacacacacacaccatgtgtaaactcagtcttgggtaaaaacaacagaatctgtaaacttagtcaatgtatgtggagctggaggagatgctCAGTGATGAatgatggagacacagaggatcagtAAATTAGGGACAGAGCTGCTAACAACTGTAAGAATATCACTTTGTGAGcagacttagtggagctgtgcatggagcctgaagaagaggaggaagctgcagtcttcacctccgaccaGGTAATGTTTGAACCAccaggacgttcatttggtgcatttgaactagtgtggagtacttTACTGCTgtggtactgtggagtactgtagtactatGGAGTACTGTAGTGctgtagtactgtagagtactgtagtactgtagtgctgtggagtactgtggaactgtggagtactgtagtattGTGGTACTAGCACGTCAACAAGTTTTCTTCAGTTTCAccagtgaaacacaaacagttggttgtttgtgtttcagccGGTTGATTTAATGGTCGTCAGCAGCTGACGTGAGGATGAAGAATATGTTTGACCTTCATCAGTctgaaccagctcctcctcatcctcacctgtctgtcctccgCTGCTGCTTCACCATGATGAAGACTGCACCAgctcacctttgacctctgacccttaATGAACAGAAGCACAACGTCACCACTGTGATTTAAAGTAATAAACTACAGTTACACGAGTCAGTAGAGTAACAATCACATTAACgttcaaataaatatgttttatcattttcattctTCACCATCGAAACTAAACAAACTTTAACAAAACTTCACTGCGAACAAACTTTCTTTatcaacttttaaataaaagagtGGTTTCCATGTGCAGAACTCTGTTTCCATTTGATTCCATTTGAGCAGCGTCACCTCTTCGGTTTCTACCTGAACCTCAGAGGAAGACTTCCGTGAATTCAAACTAACTAAACGGATATTATTTAATTAACACATTACTGCACTTTGTCACCACAGCCGAATGTAAAAGTGGTGATGTTAGATTCATGAGCAGTTTTAATTTATGTCAAATACAGAATCTTCTTGCGTTAATTatcaaacaaactttaaatgtgcagatttcTATCAGGGTTCGGGTCTCGGTGGGTTAGCTCACATGCTAACGCTAGCAGGATCACGCGTCTTGTTTGAGTGAACAGAACCGGATGTGAGAGTTTCCTCTGACCTGTTCACACAGTCAACTTTAGTTGAATTCGATTTAATTATCGTTCATCTTACCGCACAGCACAAGCTAATGCTAACTCAGCTACATGTCAACACAGGATGGATCCGCTGTCTGAGCTGCTCTGTCGCCCCCTGGCGGCCTGGAGGAGACAGTCTGAGcgtcttcatgtttgtgtttcttcttcttcttctcggtTTATATTCATGTTTCATTCCATGTTTACAACAGACAGTGGCTCCAGAGACAGACTTTAGATCTACAGTCAAGTACAGAATATTAAACAGAACCCTCCGTTGCTGTGGTTACCGACTGAGTTAATGGATTCCCCACATGTGgcttcagtttcctctgagtggaaacagacagaggatctggtttctgctgctctgtcacttcctgtggtcGAGCAGCAGGAAGCGTCTTTCTGAGCAGCTCCTGAAGATCTTTTATATTCTTTAAACGCAATCAGAGAGACGGTGGGTCcgtgctaacatgctaacattagccTGCTGGGTCTCACCCAACATCATTTAAATCTTCAGTAGACGAGTGTGCCACACGTTTCCTTCAGACAATAAAGTTTTAATCTCTTTGAAAAGATCCAGACATAATCACTGTACAGTGCCTTTACTGACAGTAATTATACCTCACACAGTGGACTCcatatcccacaatgcattgtgaaaacCAGTGTGCAACCAATGGTCACTAAATGAGCAATGAAAGAAAGATGTGGGTCTGacgtgaggagagagagagaagtgttcCCGTCGTTCAAAGAACATTTCAGTTTGAACTTCAGATACAATTAAAAATCCTTAAGATACTtcagagaaaatacataaacatcagctcaaataaatataagaataaaagtTACACAGGAAAAACCAATAGAGAATCCTCCCTGTCACATTCAGAGTGAAGAGAAACTGATACAGACATTATCATTATAAGaaatatacttatatatatatatatatattcattcatcatcatcaagtGACCTGAAGCAGAATCTGTCCTATTTCAGAGATGCCACAGTCTGTGATGGACGACACATGACAGGAAGTCTCATGTGGATCAATAGGAGTCCTGGTCATAGTCTGTGGCGTCCATCAGCTGCTTCATCTCTGAGACGCTGTTGGCAAGATAGGACGACAGCtcctctgagagagagacaggttaGATGTAAGTGTCCCTTTAAGACCAGGtgaaacatgtgtgtgtccctttaAGAGCAGGTCAGGTGTAACCTCTCACCTGTTCCCAGTACTCCCAGTACAGCGGAGGCGGAGACAGATCCCAGGTGGTTTCGGGCAATGCAATGGTAGGTCCCAGAGTCTCCAGGCTCCGCCCGCTCAATCTGCAACCAACTGGAGAGCTCGAATTTCAGAGGACCGCCCCGAGACTgtgagacggacagagagggacaggaaGTCAGACATACAGACGGGGGGGGTGTTAGCAGAGCATCTGTACCTGGACAGAGATGTGTGGGTCGTCACCGGGCAGGACCACATCTCGCCCCTCCTTCCTCCACTCCACCAGCGCCATCGGAAATGCAAACACCTCGCACAGGAACACCAGGCTACTTCCTGTCCCGTCCACCTGACTCCGAGGAGGAACCTTAATGACGGGAACTGAGAGACAGAGCGGACacgttcacacctgttcacacctgttcacacctgttcacacctgttaacatctgttcacacctgttcacacctgttcacctgttcacacctgttaacatctgttcacacctgttcacacctgttcacacatgttcacacctgttcacacctgttcacacctgttcgCACATGTTCGCACATGTTCGCACCTGTTCgcacctgttcacacctgttcacacctgttaacacctgttcacacctgttcacacctgttcacacctgttcacacctgttcacacctgttcacacctgttcacacctgttcacacctgttcacacctgttcacacctgttcacacctgttcacacctgttcacacacgttcacacacgttcacCTGTCACACCGTTCACCCACGTccacacacgtccacacacgtccacacacgtccacacacgttcacacctgttcacaccgttcacacctgttcacacctgtcaCACGTTCACACGTccacacacgtccacacacgtccacacacgttcacacacgttcacacctgttcacacacgttcacacacgttcacacacgttcacacctgttcacacctgttcacacctgttcacacgttcacaccaCGTTCACCCACGTTCACACCacacacctgttcacacctgttcacacctgttcacacacgttcacaccttTTCCACCTGTTCACCCCGTCCACACACGTCCACACCCGTCCACACCGTccacacacgtccacacacgttcacacctgttcacacctgttacacctgttcacacgttcacacgtTCACCCGCATTCACCTGTTCACACCCGTTCACACCACGTTCACACCGCGTTCCTGCGTTCACCCGTTCACGTTCACCacgttcacacgttcacacacgttcacacacgttcacacacgttcacacctgttcacacgctcacacacgttcacacctgttcacCGTCTCACCcgttcacacacgttcacacccGTTCACACCGTTCACACGTTCACCCGTTCacgttcacacacgttcacgttcacacgttcacacccgttcacacgttcacaccgTTCACCCTGTTCACCCcgttcacacacgttcacacacgtccacacacgttcacacctgttcacacgttcacacctgttcacacgttcacacctgttcacacacgttcacacgttcacacctgttcacacatgttcacacacgttcacacacgttcacacacgttcacacctgttcacacaagttcacacctgttcactgcgttcacacctgttcgcgttcacacacgttcacacacgtgcacacacgttcacacacgttcacacctgtTCCTGcgttcacacacgttcacacccGTTCACACACGTCCCGcgttcacacacgttcacacctgttcacacctgttcacacctgttaacacctgttcacacctgttcacacacgttcacacctgttcacgcacgttcacacacgttcacacacgttcacacacgttcacacctgttcacacatgttcacacacgttcacacacgttcacacctgttcacacacgttcacacctgttcacacacgttcacacctgttcacacacgCTCACAGAGGAAAATGCGTCATCTCCAATCTGATGGTTTGATTGTCAGACTCGTTTCCCGGCAGCAGCAGATAATGTTTGTCACAGCTGGAGGGAAAACACATGACGCTGTTCACCATCATCAGAAgctttatttaacatgtactttgatttcttagtttggcccatgttccatctgctaacatggaggaggtgtgcTAACAAACTGtctcatcagctgtttgaagacatgaactgaaccactgacgtgttcctcacatgttcctcacttgttctgcaggttctgtgtatgagaacaaatgtctgagtcagtgtctctggacatgttctggatcttctcctgtgtaaagtgtcagagtgagtccatgtgagaaaacagcaggacaatgcagtgtgatgcagacagacaggtgggacacagacaggtgtgatgcagacagacaggtgggacacagacaggtgtgatgcagacagacaggtgagttaCCTGTCTTGCAGGGGCCCCCCCCTCGGGCGGTGAGCTCTGGTCTGGAGAACACTTCCTCTCTGAACTGACACGTGTTCATGTATGTTCTTCCATCAGAACCACACACAACCTccagctgttcacacacacacacctgttcctcttcctcctcccccactcctcctcctccctgacaCCGCAGCCCGGTCCCGCACAGCCCGGAGAACACGCTCCGGTTCCCCTGGTCGCAGTCTTGTCCCTCCAGGTTCCCGCACTCCTGACAGCAGCCGCAGGAGCCCAGGACCAGCCCGGCCCTGCAGCCGCGGGTCTCCGGGCACAGGTCCGGCTCACAGGGGCCGCAGCCCGGCG belongs to Hippoglossus stenolepis isolate QCI-W04-F060 chromosome 9, HSTE1.2, whole genome shotgun sequence and includes:
- the LOC118114735 gene encoding kazal-type serine protease inhibitor domain-containing protein 1, translated to MKIRGLVLLGLCLTLNTCRAFPNQLPALSPAPPGLPSLSDPLLEHEQRDKGPPGCGPCEPDLCPETRGCRAGLVLGSCGCCQECGNLEGQDCDQGNRSVFSGLCGTGLRCQGGGGVGEEEEEQVCVCEQLEVVCGSDGRTYMNTCQFREEVFSRPELTARGGGPCKTVPVIKVPPRSQVDGTGSSLVFLCEVFAFPMALVEWRKEGRDVVLPGDDPHISVQSRGGPLKFELSSWLQIERAEPGDSGTYHCIARNHLGSVSASAVLGVLGTEELSSYLANSVSEMKQLMDATDYDQDSY